The Actinosynnema mirum DSM 43827 genomic interval GACGCGGCCGGGTTGGAGGTGGGGCACCTGCGGGTGCTGGCGCTGCTCGCGCACGGGACCACCAGGAACTCGATCGCCAGGCTGACCGGTTCCACCGTGCCCGACGTGGACCGCGCGCTGCGCGTCGCCCGCAACCACGCCCGCAGGCACCTGCGCAGACGCGGGACCACACCGTGACGCCCGCCGCGTCCCGCGAGCGCGCGGCACCACACGATCACGTGGCACCACGCGCACCGGCGCGCGCGGTGATCCGCGAGACGGAGGAGGTTCCCCGTTGACGGCCATGCGCTGCCACCTGTCCCACGTAGCGGGCGCCGCGCTGATGCGCCCGGTGGGCAGACTGGACCTGTCCACGGCCGCTCCGCTCCGCCAAGCGCTGCTGCGGGTCGCGGCCGATCACCCGGTGGCGCTGGTGGTCGACCTGACCAGGACCGAGATCCCCGCACCGGCGCTGCTGGGCCTGCTGTGCCAGGTGGCGGACCGGGTGGACAAGTGGCCGGGCATCCCCCTGGCACTGGTGAGCCCGCGCCCGGTGGCGGACTGGATCCGCGAGCGCCTGCCCGTGAGCCCGGACCTGGCAGGCGCCCTGCGCGCCACCGCACCGGTCCCACGCCCCCGCCACCGCCGCATCCACCTACCTCCGACCCCGGTGAGCCCGGTGCGCGCGAGGCTGTTCGCGACCGACACCTGCCTGACCTGGGGCCTGACCGGCCTGCTGGACGCGGCGGCGCTGGTCGCGGCGGCGCTGACCGACAACGCCGTCGCGCACGCGAGAACCGACCTGTGGCTGCGCCTGACCACCGCAGACGACCACACCCCCCCTGACCGCCTGATACGCCACCACCTGAGCCGTGGCCACCTCAGGATCTCGGTCCAGGACCGCTGCCCCACCCTGCCGAACCGCCGCCGAGACCGCAGCGGCGGTTTGGACGCGGTCGCGTACGCGGCAAGCCAGTGGGGCACCGCCCCCGCCGTGGGCGGCAAGGCGGTGTGGGCCCTCCTGGACCCGATCTGACCCCGAACCTCCGGATCCGAACGACCCCACTCAGGTCCACGCCAGCCACGCCCGCCAGCCACGCCCGCCACAGGCGGCGGTGCTTGGCGCACCGCCGCTGTGGTGAGCGGCTGGGCCGTGCGCGGCTCGGGCTGTGGTCGGGCTTGGCCTGGGGCCAGGGCTTGGCTTCCGCCACGACGACCGGTCAGGCTCCGCTGCCCGCCTCGGTGCGCTCAGCTCTTCTCGTCGTGTTCCCCCACTTCCGCGAACTGGGCCGAGTACAGCCGGTGGTAGGCGCCTTCCTTCGTGATCAGCTCCTCGTGCGTGCCCTGCTCCACGATCCGGCCCGCTTCCATCACCAGGATCAGGTCGGCGTCGCGGATGGTCGACAGGCGGTGGGCGATCACGAAGCTGGTCCTGGAGGAGCGGAGCGCCGCCATCGCGTGCTGGACCAGCGACTCGGTCCGGGTGTCGACCGAGCTGGTGGCCTCGTCCAGGATCAGCAGGGACGGGTTGGCCAGGAACGCCCGCGCGATCGTCAGCAGCTGCTTCTCGCCCGCGCTGACGTTGCCGCCCTCCTCGTCGATCAAGGTGTCGTAGCCGTCGGGCAGGGTGCGGACGAAGCGGTCCACGTAGGTCGCCCTGGCGGCGGTCAGGATCTCCTCCTCGGTCGCGTCCGGCCTGCCGTAGGCGATGTTCTGCCTGATCGTGCCGCCGAACAGCCACGTCTCCTGGAGGACCATGCCGATCTGCGAGCGCAGGTCCTCACGCTTGAGCGCGGTGATGTCCACGCCGTCCAGGGTGATGCGGCCCTCGTCCAGCTCGTAGAAGCGCATCACGAGGTTGACCAGCGTGGTCTTGCCCGCGCCGGTCGGGCCGACGATCGCGACCGTGCTGCCCGGCTCCGCGACCAGCGACAGGTGCTTGATCAGCGGCTGCTCGGGAAGGTAGGAGAAGCTGACGTCGTGGAACTCCACCCGGCCCCTGCGGGTCGCGGGCAGCTGCTCCTCGACCGGGTCGGGGACCTGCTCCTCGGCGTCGAGCAGCTCGAACACCCGCTCGGCCGAGGCGACGCCGGACTGGAGCAGGTTCGCCATCGCCGCCACCTGGGTCAGCGGCTGGGTGAACTGGCGGGAGTACTGGATGAACGCCTGCACCTCGCCGAGCGTCATCGAGCCCGACGTCACCCGCAGGCCGCCGACCACGGCGATCGCGACGTAGCCGACGTTCGACAGGAACATCATCAGCGGCATGATCAGGCCGGAGATGAACTGCGCGCCCAGCGCCGAGCCGAGCAGGTCGTCGTTGCGGCGGCGGAACTCCTCTTCGGACTCGCGCTGGCGGCCGAACACCTTGACGAGCTGGTGGCCGCTGAACGCCTCCTCGATGTGCGCGTTCAGGTCGCCCGTGTGCTTCCACTGCGCCACGAACAGCGCCTGCGACCGCTTGCGGATGCGCGAGGTGATGATGATCGACAGCGGGATCAGGGCCAGTGCGATCAGCGCGAGCAGCGGGGAGATCGACACCATCATCGCCAGCACGCCGATCAGCGTCAGACCGGAGACGAGCAGCTGGCTCATGGTCTGCTGGAGGGTGGTGGCGATGTTGTCGATGTCGTTGGTGACCCGTGACAGCAGCTCACCGCGCGGTTGGCTGTCGAAGTAGCGCAGCGGGAGGCGGTGCAGCTTGTCCTCGACGTCGGCGCGCAGCCGGTAGACCACGCGCTGCACGACGCCGTTGAGCAGGAGCCCTTGGACGTAGCCGAACACCGACGACGCCACGTAGAGGCCGAGCACCCAGGACAGGACCGAGCCGAGCGCGGCGAAGTCGATGCCCGCGCCGGGGACGCCGCGCATCCGGGCGAGGACGCCGTTGAAGATGATGTCGGTGGCGTGCCCGAGGACCTTGGGCCCGGCGACGGACAGCGCGACGCTGGCCACGCCGAGCACGACGACCCCGATGAACGGCACGCGCTCCGGGCTCAACCTGCCGACCAGCCGCTTGGCGGACGGCTTGAAGTCGTGGGCCTTGCCCATCGGCGGCATCCCGCCCCCGAAGGGCCCGCCGCCTCCCATCGGTCCACGCGGCTGCGGCCTGGCCGCCTGGGACTGGGTGGTGGTCACTGGTGAGCCTTTCTGGGCGCGGACGACGGCGCGAGCGACAACGCGGGCGGCGCGGGCGGCATGGGCAACGGGGGCGGCGCGGGCAGGGCCGGTGGCACCGGCAGCATCGGTGATGCGGGCAGCGCGGGCGATGCGGGCAGCACCGGTGATGCGGACGGCGCGGACGGCCGGGACCCGAGCAGCGGGGACCCGAGTGGGGTGGAAGCGGCGCGATCGAGGACGCGGGCGCGAACACGGGGAAAGAGGAGAGCGGGGGCGGGAACGGGGAACAGGTCAGCAGTGGGTGCGGGGAGGAGGGTGCCAGCGGGGACCGGGCGTGAGCCGTGGTCGGGCTTCGCTGGGGTGTGGGAAAGGGAAGCTCGGGATGGACGTCGGAGGGCGACGCACGGTGAGCTGGAGAGAGTGGGTGTGGGGAGGCCCGGCGAGGTGGCCGCTGGGTGGTGAGCACGGCTGCGGTTGAGTCGGGTGGGTTGGTTGCGGTGGGGAGCACCTGGGGCAGTTGGCACACCGGAAATGCCGTGAAGGCCCGAAGTGTGGTGGTGGCCTGGAGCGCGGTGGAAAACGGTGCTCAGGGGGAGGGCGACCAGCGGTGTGGGCGCTTCCCTGCGAGGAGTGAGTGGCTTGGTGGGGTGGAACGGTGGCTTCGGTGGGGCGGAGGGCGGCACTGGCACTGGCACTGGCACGGGGCTCGGCGTTGACATGGGGAACAGCGCCAGTACGGAGGACCCCGCTGGTGTGGGAGTCGGTGCCGATGCGGGGAGCAGCGCCAGCGCGGAAGGTGACGCTGGCGTGGGAACACAGGTCGGGCCGGAAGATGACGCTGGAGTGGGAGCCCAGGTCGACGCGGAAGGTGGCGCTGGAGTAGGAGCAGAGGCCAAGGCCGAAGGTGGCGCTAGCGCGGGAGCACAGGCCAGGACGGAGAGTGACGCCAGCGCGGGAGCGCAGGCCAAGGCGGAAGGTGGCGCTGGCACGGGAATCCCGGCCAGCACGGGACCCCAGGGCAAGGCGGGAGCGCAGGCCAACGCGGAAAGCGACGCTGGCGCGGGAATCCCGGCCAGCACGGGACCCCAGGGCAAGGCGGGAGCGCAGGCCAACGCGGAAGGCGACGCTGACGCGGGAGCCTCGGCCAGGGCGGGAGCACAGGTCAACGCGGAAGGTAGTGCTGGCACGGGAACCTGGACCAGCACGGGAGCGCGGGTCAGCGCGGAAGGCGACGCTGGCGCGGGAGTACAGGCCAGCGCGGGAGCGTGGGTCAGGGCAGCAGATGGCGCTGACGCGGGAACCCCGGCCAGCGCGGGAGCGCGGGTCAGGGCAGCAGGTGGCGCTGGCGCGGGAGGCTGGGGCAGCGCGGTGAGTGGTGTGGGGGTGGGCCTGGGGGTGGGGCGGGGTGGGGTGGTCACGCCGCCGCCTCCGGGGTTAGCTGGGACTCGACGATCTCGACGTACGTCGGGCAGGTTTCCAGGAGGTCGGCGTGGGCGCCCACGCCTACCACGGCGCCGTTCTCCAGGACCACGATGCGGTCCGCGTCGACCACCGTCGACACGCGTTGGGCCACCACGATCACGACCGCCTCCCTCGTCCTGGGGCGCAGGGCGGCTCGGAGGCGGGCGTCGGTGGCCAGGTCCAGGGCCGAGAAGGCGTCGTCGAAGAGGTAGACGGCGGGCTTGCGGACCAAAGCCCTGGCGATCGACAGGCGTTGGCGCTGGCCCCCGGACACGTTCGTGCCGCCCTGGGCGATCGGGGCCTCCAGACCACCCTCCATCGCCTCCACGAAACCCCGCGCCTGCGCGACCTCCAAGGCCTCCCACAGCTCCTCGTCGGTGGCCTCGGGGTTGCCGTAGCGCAGGTTGCTGGCGACCGTGCCCGAGAACAGGTACGCCCGCTGCGGCACCAGGCCGATCACGCCGCCGAGCGCCTCCGCGCCCGCCGCGCGCACGTCGACGCCGCTCACCAGCACCTCGCCGCCGGTGACGTCGATCAGCCTGGGCACCAGCGACAGCAGCGTCGTCTTGCCCGCACCCGTGCTGCCGATGATCGCGGTGGTCTGACCGGCCTCGGCGCGGAACGAGATGTCGCGCAGCACGGGATCGGTCGCGCCGGGGTAGCGGAACTCGGCCGACCGGAACTCCACCGACGCCGGACCGGGCAGCGCGGTCACCGGGTCGGTGGCCGGGACCACCGAGCTGTCGGTGCCGAGCACCTCCATGATGCGCTCGGCGCACACCGCCGCGCGCGGGATCATCATCGCCATGAAGGTGGCCATCATGACCGACATCAGGATCTGCATCAGGTAGCTCAGGAACGCGGTCAGCGCGCCGATCTGGATCTCGCCGGTGTCGATCCGGGCCGCGCCGAACCACAGCACGGCCGCGCCGGACCCGTTCAGCACCAGCATCACGATCGGGAACACCAGCGCCATCAGCGCGCCCGCCCGCAGCGCGGTGCGGCTCAGGTCGGCGTTGGCCTTGGCGAAGCGCTGGGTCTCGTGCCGCTCGCGCACGAACGCGCGCACCACGCGGATGCCCGCCAACTGCTCGCGCAGCACCCGGTTGACCGCGTCGACGCCCTCCTGCATGAGCCGGAACTGCGGCACCATGCGGCGGCCGATCAGGATCAGCGAGACCGCCAGCGCGGGCACGCACACCAGCAGCAGCCAGGACAGCCCCGCGTCCTCCTGCAGCGCCATGACGATGCCCGCCACGCACGTGATCGGCGCGGACACCAGCAGGGTGCACACCATCACGACCAGCACCTGGACCTGCTGCACGTCGTTGGTGTTGCGGGTGATCAGCGAGGACGGGCCGAACTGGGCGACCTCGCGGGCCGAGAACGAGCCGACCCGGTGGAACACCTCCGACCGGACGTCCCGGCCGAAGCTCATGGCGGTGCGCGCGCCGAAGTACACGGCACCCACCGAACAGGCGATCTGGACCAGCGAGACCAGCAGCATCCAGCCGCCGGTCGTCATGATGTAGCCGTTGTCCCCCTTGGCGATCCCGAAGTCGATGATGTCGGCGTTGAGGCTGGGCAGGTACAGCGAGGCGATCGTGCCGATGAGCTGGAGCACCAGCACGGCGGTCAGTTCTCGCCGGTACGGCCTCAGGTGGCCGCGGAGCAAGCGGATGAGCACGGACTCCCCCATAGGAAACTCTTCGTGTCTAATTGGAAGGTAGACCCGGTGGTTAAGAAACGCAACGTATCTAAAGGGGTAATGTGACCGAGGCGAAGACACGCCGCCGCGGCGAGGAGCTCGAGCGGGCCATCCTCGACGCGGTGTGGGACGAGCTGGACGAGGTCGGCTACGACCGGCTCACCATCGACGGCGTGGCCGCTCGCGCCAGGACCAGTAAACCGGTGATCTACCGGAGGTGGCCCAGCCGGGCCGAGATGGTGCTCGCGGCGTGGCTCAAGCGCGCCCCGAGCTGGCCGGGCCCCGAGGACCGGGGCGACCTGCGGACCGACCTGCTGGCCCTGTTCAGCGGCATCGCCGGGCAGTCCGGGCTGGGCGCGGCGCGCGCGGGCGACCGGACCGGCATGGCCTGGGAGGCCTTCCACAACCCCGAGGTGGTCGTGCTGGTCAGCGACAAGCTGCTGTGCCCGTCACCGCTGGGGCACGCGCTGGACGGGGTGGTCGAGCGCGCGGTCGGACGGGGCGAGCTGCCGCCCCTGGAGCTGCCCGCGCGGGTGAAGCGGGTGCCGCTGGACCTGATCAGGTCCGAGTCGCTGACCCGCTGCGGCCCGCTGTCGCGGCGGGTGCTGGAGGAACTGGTGGACGACGTGTTCCTGCCGCTGCTGCACGGGCTGGCCCGCCGGGAGGGGGCAGGCGGGGCGTGAGCGCGGTCAGAGGCCCAGCGCCTCGGCGCTGACCTCCACGATCCGGTCCTGCGCCCTCGCCCGGTCGGTGGCGGGCTCCCCGTCACCCGGTTGCGGGCCGTAGTCGCCGAAGAAGGCGTGCACCGCGCCCGGCACCACCTCGTAGCGGGTGCCCGCGGGCAGCAGGGGCCGCTTGTCCAGCACGTCCTGCGGCGTGGTGAAGCCGTCGCGGTCGCCGCTGACCGAGGTGACGTCCAGGTCCCGCCCCGACAGGTCCTGCGCCGGGTAGGACGCCCACAGCAGCAGGCCCCGCACCCGGTCGTCGTCCGCCGCGAGGCCCGACGCCGCGACGCCGCCGAGCGAGTGCCCCGCCGAGGTCCAGCGGGTGATCTCCGGGTGCCCGTCGAGCAGGCCGCCCGTCGGGGCGAGCATCGCGAAGTCCAGCGGGGCCTTGACCACGACCACCAGCGCGCCCCGCTCGGCGACCCGCGAGAGCAGCGGCAGGTAGGCGCGGGCGTCGACGCGGGCGCCCTGGAAGAACACCAGTCCCTCGGTCGGGGTCCCCTGCTCGGGGCGCAGCTCGATCGAGTCCCACCGGTCCACGACCCGCACGCCGGCGGCCAGCGGTGCGCCGTCGGCGGGGAACGGGCGCAGCCACGCCAGCGGGACCACCAGGACGAGCGGCAGCACGAGCCAGCGGTACCGGACCGGCCTGATCAGCCCCAGCAGCCCCGCCGCGCCCACCGCGAGCAGCAGCACCAGGTACGCGGGGTGCGCGGACAGCACGCTGCCCCACCTGGTCGCCAGCACCCACACCGCCACCGCCGCGCACACGCCGGGGACGACCCAGCGGGCAACCTTCTTGAGCACCCCGCAACTACACCATCCGGGTGAAGATCCCGCACGACCAGGTGCCGCGCGGTCCGGGGGCCCGACCGCTCCGTCACGCCCCCGGACCGCGGGCGCTCAGGACACGACGCCGTACGGCCCCGAGCGCAGGTGCGGCAGCAGGTCGGGCGGGCGGCGGGCCAGCAGGGCGGCCTCGTAGACGGTCTCGCGGGCGAGCGCGACCGGGCGCCCGCAGCTGAGCAGCGTGGCCTGGCAGCGCAGCGCGGGCACGTCGTCGGCCAGGTCGGGCAGCGGGTCCTCCAGGTCGGGGTCGGCGTCGTCGGTCGGCCCGGTGACGGACCAGGCGTAGTGGGTGACCCGCCGCACGTCGCTGAGCAGCGTCCCCAGCGGCGCGCACCCGTTCGCCAGCTCGGCGCGGCGGGGCGCGTCCAGGTGGAGCGCGGGCTGGTGCAGCAGCGCGGTCACCGCGGCCAGCCTCGGCCCGGACGGCCCGAGGCCGGGCACCAGGTAGCCCTCGCGCCGGGTGACCGGCGTGCCCTCGGGGAGCCCGCCGAGCAGCCTGCCCTGGCGCGCGGTGAGGTGGTGGACGCGGTCGGCGAGCCGGGGCTCGCGGCGCACCCCGTAGCCGACCCACAGCGACAGCACCCTGGTGAACGGCAGCGGGACCTCGCGCAGGAACCGGGCCATCGTCTCGGCCCGGTCACCGACCTCGTCGGGACGGGGGATGGGAGCGGGATGGATCATCGGGGCCCCTTCCGGTCGGGCCGCGCAGGTCGTTGCGCGGTCCCGGTGGGCGGCGGGGGCAGGCGTCGACCCCTAGCTCGCCCACTACCAAGGTGCACCGGAGGTCACCGAAAATCCCCACCTGTGCCACGGATGCCACGCGGTTGGGTCGGACCGGCGCAACGGTGGTCCCCCGGCGGCGCGCGGCACGTGGGCCGATCGAGTGGCGGGTGGGCGGCGCGCTCACCCGACCCGCGCGGGCCATCCCCCTGGCAGGTGGTCGACGTGCGGCCGGACGGGTCCGGCCGCACGTCGGGACCAGCGGTCATCATGCCGCACCCGCTCCCCGCGCGGGGGATGGTCCGGCGGGCTCAGCCGGCCGTGCTGAGGGCGAGCACCTTCACGTTCGGGTTGGCCGACAGCACGATCGAGGTGGTGCGGAGGTCCGGGTCCAGGGGGACGGTCACCCGCCACAGGCGCGCGGTCCGGCCGTCCGCCGTGCCGTCGACGCGGTAGCCGACGCCGTCCACCACCTGCGGCCCCGGCGCGGGGAGCTGCTCGGCGGGGAAGCTCCAGCCCTTGCCGTCCAGGTCGCCCTGGTGCCTGGCGTCGGCGGTGGCCGCGCCGTCGACGTCGCGCTGACCGGTCAGGTCCCGCGCGCACCAGCCGTCGACCGGGGCGCACGGGCCGGGCAGGTTCGGCACCGGGGCGGCGGCGGGCGTCGCGTGGTCCACGGGCAGCTCGCGCACGCCCCACGCGGTGTTCGGGGTCGCGGCCACGTCGACCGCGACCACTCCCCCGTGCCGCACCACGGACTCCGGCAGCCACGAGCGGTCGTGCGCGCGGCCGTTGAGCTTCGCGCCGCGCACGTGCACGTTCTCCGCCGACGCGTTCGGCGCGGTGATCGTGATGTCCGGCGCGCCGTCGCGGTGCAGCACGGCCCTCGGGAACACCGGGCTGGACAGCAGCAGCTCGGCCCGGCTCGGGGTCTGCGGGTAGATCCCGAGCGCGGCGAACGCGTACCAGGCGGACATCGTGCCCAGGTCGTCGTTGCCGGGCAGCCCGCCGGGACCGGCGCCGTAGACCAGGGATGCCATGGCGCGCACGGTCTCCTGGGTCTTCCACGGCGCGCCCAGCGCGTTGTACAGCCACGGGGTGTGGATGCCGGGCTCGTTGGTCGGGTCGTAGCGCAGGCCGTCGCCGCCGGTGGCCCACGAGCCGTCGGGGCGGCGGAAGAAGGCGTCCAGCCTGGTGATCGCGCGGTCCCCGCCGCCCATCGCGGCGGCCAGCCCGGATACGTCCTGCGGGACCATCCAGGTGTAGGTGGAGCTGGTTCCCTGGGCGAAGCCGAGGTCGGACGACGGGCTGAACGGCCACGTCCAGCCGCCGTCGCTGCCGCGCGCCTGCTGGTGGCCGGTGTCCCCGGCGGACGGGGTGAAGGTGTTGCGCCACCAGCTCGCCCTGGGCAGCAGCGCGGCGCGCACGTCGGCGCGGCCGAGCCTCCCGGCCCAGTCGGCGAGCGCGGCGTCGGCGACGGCGGCCTCCAGGGTCTCGGCGGCGCCTCCCCAGCAGTGGCAGGTGTCCCGCGGGGCGTAACCGAGGCGCAGGTGCTCGGCGAGGTTCGGGCGCTGGCCCTCGCACTGGCCGGGGCAGCCCTTGTCGGACAGGCCGTCCGGGTGCGGGGTGGTGGCCTGCGCGACGAGCGAGTCGAACGCGCCGCGCACGGCGAAGTCCTCGGCCCCCATGGCGTGCGTCCCGGCCAGGGCGGGCGCGGACGGGTCGCCGGTCATCACGTGGGTGGGGCCGTTGACGTGCACCCAGCGGTCCCAGACGCCGCCGTTCCGCTTGGCCAGGTTGAGCAGGGACTGGGCGTGGTCGGAGGCGATCCCCGGCTTCAGCAGGGCGAGGAGCCGGGTGTGGGCTCGGTGCTGGTCCCAGCCGGAGAAGTTGCCGTACTGGGCGCGTTGTCCGCGTTCGAGACGGTGGATCTGGCGGTCCGAGCCGAGGTAGGCGCCCGTCACGTCGCTGGTGACGTTCGGTTGCAGGAACGCGTGGTACAGCGCGGTGTGGAAGGTGGTGCGCAGGTCGTCGGTCCCGCCGGAGACCTCGACCGAGCGCAGCTGGTCGTTCCACTCGCGGCGGGCGTCGGCGGCGACGCGGTCGACGGTGGCGGCCCGGCCGATCTCGTGGTCGAGGGTGCGGCGGGCGGCTTCCGCGCTGGTGTAGGAGATCCCGACGCGCAGCGGTAGTAGGTCTTCTTGTTGTTGGCCCCGCCGTTCGCGCGGCGACCGCAGAACGCGCCGGTGAGCACCGAGCCGGAGACCGTGCGGGCGACCGGGTCGATGGTGGTCTCGGCGTCCTCGCTGCCGTTGAGCGAGTTCGACGTGCGGAACAGCAGCGCGGCCGGTTTCCCTTGGGGGGAGCCGAAGTCGCCGATGCCCGCGCGGGTGGTGACGGCGAGGTCCGCGGACGCGCCGGAGGCCAGGGCGACGGTGTGGCGGCCGGGGGTGGCGGTCTCGTCCTCGTGCCGGAAGTCGCTGGCGTAGACCTGGTCGCGGACGTCGGCGGTGGGCGAGGAGGCGACCTCGCCGACGAACGGCATGATCGGCACGTCGCCCGCCGCGCCGGGGTAGGTGTTGCCGCCGTTCGCCGAGCCGATCAGCGGGTCGACGTGGGAGACCGGGTCGGTGACCGGACTGGTTGTGCAGCAAGGGCTTGGGGTGTGGAAGCCACGGCTTGGGGGGTGGCCGTCAGTCCCGAGGCGAGCGCGAGGCCCACCAGTCCCACCGCGAACGCGCGCACACGCCACCGCCCTTTCCCGCCGGTTCCGGACAAGCGTCCGGTCTACCCGGCGTCCGGGGGTCCGGGGAAGCGCGCGGCGGGGTTCCCGTCC includes:
- a CDS encoding STAS domain-containing protein; protein product: MTAMRCHLSHVAGAALMRPVGRLDLSTAAPLRQALLRVAADHPVALVVDLTRTEIPAPALLGLLCQVADRVDKWPGIPLALVSPRPVADWIRERLPVSPDLAGALRATAPVPRPRHRRIHLPPTPVSPVRARLFATDTCLTWGLTGLLDAAALVAAALTDNAVAHARTDLWLRLTTADDHTPPDRLIRHHLSRGHLRISVQDRCPTLPNRRRDRSGGLDAVAYAASQWGTAPAVGGKAVWALLDPI
- a CDS encoding ABC transporter ATP-binding protein codes for the protein MGGGGPFGGGMPPMGKAHDFKPSAKRLVGRLSPERVPFIGVVVLGVASVALSVAGPKVLGHATDIIFNGVLARMRGVPGAGIDFAALGSVLSWVLGLYVASSVFGYVQGLLLNGVVQRVVYRLRADVEDKLHRLPLRYFDSQPRGELLSRVTNDIDNIATTLQQTMSQLLVSGLTLIGVLAMMVSISPLLALIALALIPLSIIITSRIRKRSQALFVAQWKHTGDLNAHIEEAFSGHQLVKVFGRQRESEEEFRRRNDDLLGSALGAQFISGLIMPLMMFLSNVGYVAIAVVGGLRVTSGSMTLGEVQAFIQYSRQFTQPLTQVAAMANLLQSGVASAERVFELLDAEEQVPDPVEEQLPATRRGRVEFHDVSFSYLPEQPLIKHLSLVAEPGSTVAIVGPTGAGKTTLVNLVMRFYELDEGRITLDGVDITALKREDLRSQIGMVLQETWLFGGTIRQNIAYGRPDATEEEILTAARATYVDRFVRTLPDGYDTLIDEEGGNVSAGEKQLLTIARAFLANPSLLILDEATSSVDTRTESLVQHAMAALRSSRTSFVIAHRLSTIRDADLILVMEAGRIVEQGTHEELITKEGAYHRLYSAQFAEVGEHDEKS
- a CDS encoding ABC transporter ATP-binding protein, with amino-acid sequence MLIRLLRGHLRPYRRELTAVLVLQLIGTIASLYLPSLNADIIDFGIAKGDNGYIMTTGGWMLLVSLVQIACSVGAVYFGARTAMSFGRDVRSEVFHRVGSFSAREVAQFGPSSLITRNTNDVQQVQVLVVMVCTLLVSAPITCVAGIVMALQEDAGLSWLLLVCVPALAVSLILIGRRMVPQFRLMQEGVDAVNRVLREQLAGIRVVRAFVRERHETQRFAKANADLSRTALRAGALMALVFPIVMLVLNGSGAAVLWFGAARIDTGEIQIGALTAFLSYLMQILMSVMMATFMAMMIPRAAVCAERIMEVLGTDSSVVPATDPVTALPGPASVEFRSAEFRYPGATDPVLRDISFRAEAGQTTAIIGSTGAGKTTLLSLVPRLIDVTGGEVLVSGVDVRAAGAEALGGVIGLVPQRAYLFSGTVASNLRYGNPEATDEELWEALEVAQARGFVEAMEGGLEAPIAQGGTNVSGGQRQRLSIARALVRKPAVYLFDDAFSALDLATDARLRAALRPRTREAVVIVVAQRVSTVVDADRIVVLENGAVVGVGAHADLLETCPTYVEIVESQLTPEAAA
- a CDS encoding TetR/AcrR family transcriptional regulator; translated protein: MTEAKTRRRGEELERAILDAVWDELDEVGYDRLTIDGVAARARTSKPVIYRRWPSRAEMVLAAWLKRAPSWPGPEDRGDLRTDLLALFSGIAGQSGLGAARAGDRTGMAWEAFHNPEVVVLVSDKLLCPSPLGHALDGVVERAVGRGELPPLELPARVKRVPLDLIRSESLTRCGPLSRRVLEELVDDVFLPLLHGLARREGAGGA
- a CDS encoding alpha/beta hydrolase, whose protein sequence is MLKKVARWVVPGVCAAVAVWVLATRWGSVLSAHPAYLVLLLAVGAAGLLGLIRPVRYRWLVLPLVLVVPLAWLRPFPADGAPLAAGVRVVDRWDSIELRPEQGTPTEGLVFFQGARVDARAYLPLLSRVAERGALVVVVKAPLDFAMLAPTGGLLDGHPEITRWTSAGHSLGGVAASGLAADDDRVRGLLLWASYPAQDLSGRDLDVTSVSGDRDGFTTPQDVLDKRPLLPAGTRYEVVPGAVHAFFGDYGPQPGDGEPATDRARAQDRIVEVSAEALGL
- a CDS encoding glycoside hydrolase family 92 protein, translated to MRSPRERRGQQQEDLLPLRVGISYTSAEAARRTLDHEIGRAATVDRVAADARREWNDQLRSVEVSGGTDDLRTTFHTALYHAFLQPNVTSDVTGAYLGSDRQIHRLERGQRAQYGNFSGWDQHRAHTRLLALLKPGIASDHAQSLLNLAKRNGGVWDRWVHVNGPTHVMTGDPSAPALAGTHAMGAEDFAVRGAFDSLVAQATTPHPDGLSDKGCPGQCEGQRPNLAEHLRLGYAPRDTCHCWGGAAETLEAAVADAALADWAGRLGRADVRAALLPRASWWRNTFTPSAGDTGHQQARGSDGGWTWPFSPSSDLGFAQGTSSTYTWMVPQDVSGLAAAMGGGDRAITRLDAFFRRPDGSWATGGDGLRYDPTNEPGIHTPWLYNALGAPWKTQETVRAMASLVYGAGPGGLPGNDDLGTMSAWYAFAALGIYPQTPSRAELLLSSPVFPRAVLHRDGAPDITITAPNASAENVHVRGAKLNGRAHDRSWLPESVVRHGGVVAVDVAATPNTAWGVRELPVDHATPAAAPVPNLPGPCAPVDGWCARDLTGQRDVDGAATADARHQGDLDGKGWSFPAEQLPAPGPQVVDGVGYRVDGTADGRTARLWRVTVPLDPDLRTTSIVLSANPNVKVLALSTAG